The genomic region cttggccggtagggatgtccttgtctcattgcgcaccagcgactcctgtggcgggccgggtgcaatgcacgctaaccaaggttgccagatgcacagtgtttcctccaacacattggtacGGCTGGTTTCCAgtttggatgcacgctgtgttaagaagcagtgcggcttggttgggttgtgtatcggaggacgcatgactttcaaccttcgtctcttccgagcccgtatgggagttgtagcgatgagacaagatagtagctactaaacaattggataacatgaaattggagagaaaaaggggtaaaaaataaatatatttttaaaataaataaataaattaaaaaacgtAACCTCCATTTGCTATTGGAGTGCAGGCAACAGATTACATGTTGTTTTTTTGTGGCCCATTCCAAATAAAAAATTATTCCACACATGTAGGCTATATTTAAAGACCAGATTAAATTCAGAATAGACTGATGGGTTATGTCAGAggtatgtgtataggtggcagggaagtcaggcgcaggagagtcaaactggaGTCTTTTTAtaatgtccaagtaacatgctccataacactaaatagaaaaatgaatataaacaaatattggtacgaagacccgtcgtgcacctatacaaaaaacactacactgacaataaacaatctctgacaaagacatgaggggaaacagagggttaaatacacaacaggtaatgaatgggattgaaaacaggtgtgtgggaagacaagacaaaaccaatggaaaatgaaaaatggatcaatgatggctagaagaccagtgacgtcgaacgccgagcaccacccgaacaaggagaggcaacgacttcggcagaagtcgtgacaggttAGAATGTTattaagtgcttgtcaaattgtgaagaGACTGATTAGGTGTGTGTAGCCTGCTCAAGAAACAGAGCCAAGCATATGCCTTTCATGCAACATCATtagttgcatcatgcagccttagaatgcattagaaatcaaaacacatagtttaaggtttgtatcacaacttaAGTTCCATAAATATTTCTAAATTAACCATATAagaggacctgtttcaaatgatcactttgttaactgctcaacacagaatagctacATGCGCACTCCCTCGGAAATCGTTTGGGGAAAAATATCCTTTTTTATTCAgttatgttcaattgtattcttgtTACTATAAAATAATTCCATGGGAATTATAAGAAAATCTTGTCTGGCTAAATTAACTAATGTAGCCCACTGCCTTATGGCATAGCCAGAACAGGGCCCAACATAAGGAGGAATTCCAGGTCTGTATCAGTGACTTGTAGGCTATGCACTagcctggagatgctaaacgtgtttatgttaattaacggtcaattaccgtgagaccagcAGTTATATACATGACAGTTACCAGCTGACAAAAAGAGTAGAGGCAGAAGCCAAAGTATAGACATTCTTATAAGACCTTCTAAGATAAAGCAGCAGCCCCTGGTTTGTGATCTATCCACTGTGCTCCCGGCCCTGTCTACTGTCTTCACTTATTTATGCTGCAGTCTTACTTCAATAAGAGGAGCTTGCTCTTGTTACTCAGGGTGTCTCTGCACAGaaacacgcatgcacgcacacacatacacagctcaTTGACAATCTGCCCAAATACAGTACTGTATTCacattcacatactgtatgtacacagcCATAGACACAGACAGTTATAATAGCAGACAAAACATAATTTCACTGCAAATAATGGTAATGGAGTTCATCCGGAACAATTTCCTTGTTAGGGCGAGAGAACCTGTGAAGacaaatgatggagagagagagaaatatggacAGAATCATACAGTAAATCTACATGAGCAATCACAAAATCAATACCTCAGAATATTTTCTTTCTCTTACACTACTCAAGCTTCTATTTCAATGGGTAATTACTTTGTGGAAGTCTTGACTGTGACAATGAGACTTGAATGTTTTTACAGGTGTTTTGCAATAGCCGCTTGTGTGAAGTGAACAGAGAAATTAGGCTAGTTTCACCCAATGATTTAAACACATCTTTACACCTAGAACTGAATCAGCTAAGGCTGTCACAAGagactacatacagttgaagtcagaaattcacatacaccttagccaaatacatttaaactccgtttttcacaattcctgacatttaatctgagtaaaaattccctgtcttaggtcagttaggatcaccactttattttaagaatgtgaaatgtcagaataatagtagagagaatgattttatttcagcttttatttctttcatcacattcccagtgggtcagaagtttacatacactcaattagtatttgcctGTAAATTGTTTACCCTGGGTCaaacctgtttcttccagcatcttcacaaggtcctttgctgttgttctgggattgatttgcacttttcgcaccgaagtacgttcatctctaaaagacagaatgcttctccttcctgaacggtatgacggttgcgtggtcccatggtgtttatacttgcgtagtattgtttgtacagatgaacgtggtacctttagatgtttggaaattgctcccaaggatgaaccagacttgtggaggtctacaattttttttctgaggtcctggctgatttcttttgatttttccatgatgtcacacagagacatagagtttgaaggtcggccttgaaatacatccacaggtacacctccaattgactcaaattatgtcaattagcctatcataagcttctaaagccatgacataattttctggaattttccaggctgtttaaaggcacagtcaacttagtgtatgtaaacttctgacccactggaattgtgatacagtgaattataagtgaaataatctatctgtaaacaattgtttgtaaaatgacttgtgtcatgcacaaagtagatgtcctaaccgacttgctaaaactatagtttgttaacaagaaattggtggagtggttgaaaaatgagttttaatgactccaacctaagtgtatgtaaacttcctggAACTATTGTATCTCTTGAAAGTTAGTATAGCTGTGTATGCATGGGCTTGATCTGAGGAGTAGCAGATAATTATGTATCCAGTGACATCACAGGGGGTTGACTACATGCATGATAAAAGCAACGTGGACTTTTCCTTTGATGCAGAACTTACTCAGAAACCTGTGTGCTATGTTCCTgattgtcaacttctgtctgcaattgcattaataaagggttttgaattatttaattaaatatattgTCATAATGCTAATTTCACCAATGAGCCAATGATGATTGACAAGGACGAAAGGAACGAACCCTAACAGTTgcaaaatgtgtcttccaaatggacaatgaccccaatcatacttccaaagttgtagcaaaatggcttaatgacaacaaagtcaatgtattggagtggccatcacaaagccctgacctcaaaggTTTTAAGGAAGAGTTCACCAAGCAGAAGacatttttttcttctcttttttatttattaaaacaattTAATCATAATTAACTAATGGAGCCTTTATCCTGACTGACGTACAATTAGGTCTTCCAATCTCAGTAGCTAATCCTATTTATTCTCCTCACTCGCTATACTATAAATTCTATAGCCATGTGGATGAAGATTGAATTCATCATCTCTCCATTGCTTAAAGCTTTAAAGGCTTAATAAATAGATTGAACATGATCAGAATTGTCTCACTGTCTCTTAACCTCAGATGTTAAAAAACAGGTTTTCCTGAACAGCAGCTCATCTTGAATTATACAAcgtgacagcaatccatgctttgctTTAGTTTCCCTGGCAGTGTTTCCACATGCAaacattttagcatttgtggcacaaatcccattcaagtcatgggactgattcaagtcatgggacagtgccagggaaactaaaccaaagcatgaaTTGTCATATGTTGTCCATAGACTGCCTACaaggtaaggaaaccaatgtgtaattttataatttgggtgaactatccctttaatttaaaaaatgtttggtTTTGAACCAACGCCTTGGAAATGAGTAGACACATTTCACACTAGAAATTGTGGTGCCATTGAGTGATACAACACCGCTATTCTGTTAGAAGCATCTCTGACAATGTTGCTAACCCTTTCTGACTGTAGCCAAGTAAGCTGTCATACATGTCAGGCAGTTGGTTGTACACTATGTTACTCCCATTGGCCCTTTTTAATTATTAATTTCCGTCCCAACTTGTTACATTCTGACTTTGGAATTTGTCAATACTGATCTTGATGATTTGTTTTCCAGTCAGAGGCAAGTTGGCAGTAGCCGCATTGAATTGACTGCTGCTGTTAAAATGAGACGTCATTGACATTTGTTACAGAACAAGTCAGTGAGATAAGATTAGAGGGAATGCCTTAGATCTGAGAAATCAAGCATCATGCAGATGGGTGGGAGGGCATCACTCTGCCTTAATGTGCTCAAAATTCCAGAGCACAAGGAATATGTATTTACCTCTTAGCCCAGGTCAACCCtctggaaagagagatggggggagaataAGTGAGGGATGAATAGATAGGGTAGAGGTTGAGAAGTCCCAGGGGTTGAGAAATGGGCAAGAGATGGACTGAATGTGAGtgagagacaggaggagtagagaTTAAATATCCATTAGTTGGGAAAGATTCCCAGATCCCTTTGGCTTAGGAAAGGTAAAAGTCCTACTGAGAGAAGTACAAATCTCCCCCCCAGTGGCCAGGTGCATGATCGCCTGTAGGAGCTGGAGGGACAGTGAATAACCTCTCTACATTGAGGCTAATAACCCTACAACAAGCATCGGGTTAAAGCAGCTCTAACTCTACCACCACTGTACTGACTGAAGAAGGCACGAAGTACACACAGAAAGATAACAATGACTCccgctctgagagagagagagagagagagagagagagagagagagagagaggagagggaagcgaTTAGGGGGAGGGATGTGTGAGAAGGAGAAAAAGTAGGGGAGGGAAGTGAAAAATGAGGGTGAGAAAACAAGTGTTTGTGTGAGGGATAAAacagggaatgtgtgtgtgtgagagggatggtgggagagagatgggtaggaagAGGGATAGAAGCCAGCCAGGGAGCGAGTGAGGGATGAGAGGGCTGATGGGAGAGGCAGGGACAGGTGAGagtgaggcgtgtgtgtgtgtgtgtgtgtgtgtgtgtgtgtgtgtgtgtgtgtgtgtgtgtgtgtgtgtgtgtgtgtgtgtgtgtgtgtgtgtgtgtgtgtgtgtgtgtgtgatcagtgGATATAGCTGGTGGCAGTTTTTTTCCATTAGGCCTATGAGTGTTTAATTACCTGCCCCTCTTAAGGCGGTTAAAGGGGATTCTGGCTTTTTTGTCTTTTGGGGTCATGCCCAGTGTGTCGAATTAATCTTTGATCCTGCGTAATGAATTGATTGTGTCTCACTTAACTATCAGTGTAGCATGCAGAGTAGGTGTTAGCTGAGGATTTATTAATTACTAGGGGCCCAGCTCAGAATTCTAGGACTTTTTTTACCATTCTTCAACCCATGGTTATGATGAACTGTACATTGAATAATAATAGGGAGCATAGTGTACAATAgcataaatacagtgcatttggaaagtattcagaccccttcccttttaccacattttgttacgttacagcctaaaattgattaaattactagttttcctcatcaatctacacacaaatccCCATAATAAAAGCGAAaacagtaaaaaatatatatcttaaaaaataccttatttacataagtattcagaccctttgctatgagactcaaaattgagctcagtgcatcctgtttccatgacCCTAAGCACAGGGCCAAcgaaatgcaggagtggcttcggcaagtctctgtatgtccttgagtggcccagccagagcccggacttgaacccgatcaaacaacTCCGTAGAGACCTTCAAATGgatgtgcagcaacactccccctccaacctgatagagcttgagaggatctgcagaaaataatgtgaaaacctccccaaatacaggtgtgcccagcttgtagcgtcatacccaagaagactcgaggctgtaatcgctgccaaaggtgattcaacaaagtactgagtaaagggtccgaatacttatgtaaattatattTCAACGTTTTTGCTTCGTCAATATGGGGTATtatgtatagattgatgagggatttttttttttacattttagaataaggctgtaatgtggaaaatgctgtggaaaaggtcaaggggtctgaatactttctgaatgcactacaTATACCCTGTTGCCCGCACTGATCATGGAACTGTGTAATGACAACCACCAAGTATTGCACCATGCGTCAGGTTCAAACTGTAATAACAGTTTGGTTTGCGCTCCATAATGATTTGATATAATTTTTCCATTTAGAAAAAGCTCTTATCTAGAGCTACTTACAGTGCACTCATCTTAAgctagctaggtgggacaaccacatatcacagtcatagtaagtacatttttcctcaatgaAGTAGCAATCAACAAGGTCAGAGCTAGTAAAGGGGAAAAAAGTGAAGTACGAGTGTTAGTTCACGAAAGGCTTATTTTTTTTGGAGGTGGGGGAGGGTAGCTCTTCAAAGAgttagggtttcagatgttttcggaagatggccagggactctgctgtccaagCTTCAGGGGGACGCTGGTTCCACCGTTGGGGTGCCAGAACAGacaagagcttggactgggctgagcaggaactggggtggggtgggagggccaagagaccagaggtgtaCTTAGTACGTAGTACtcgggttagggtgtagggtttgagcatagcctgaaggtagggaagTGCAGTTCTTGTTTCTGCTTCGTAGGCCTTCATGTACAATTTTTATTGCATTAAAATATTATCCACTATTACTCGTGATCCTCAGCAACAACCACATGGCTGTGACAGAATTTACAGGGAAGCAAATTAAGTTAAACGAAACATTGAATGGAATGATACTAAATGTAGGCTACCAACTGAATGGGAACTAACACTAAATTGGCAGTTAAATGTGTGTTTATTACTCACAGTTGCTACTGATAGAGGCTAATAATATTTAGCATGATACAAATAGTAGGAAACAGAATGTCAGGGTATATAATTAGAACATTCAAGAGTGCACAAAGGTTACATTTGGTGCAACATTGCCCACATTAAAACCACATTTTGTACTTCACTGTGGGAAAGGGGCAGAAATAAATGTCATGTTGATATGCTTTTCAGTTTTCTGCTGTATTACTGGTTTCACAATAGTCTCCAGCGTTCATAAGGAAAAATAATCTAAAACAACTGCTATTGTATTTGCAATCCCTTTCTTCAAGCGGATTACTCATTTAACTAGGGCTTATGAATAGCTCTTATCAATTTATACATGGCAGTGAATGGAGAATGCTGTTATTTCTCTCTGGAAAATAAAGCAGATGTTTTTCCACTTGAAACCGACAGGGTTTGCTCGACCTTTTTCAGGGTTTCCTTGCAcgtaaaggtggtggaattattaGGGAATCAAGTCAAGATCAGAATATGcttatctgtagacacacctctgcCACACCCCCATTTCTGTGATCTCCACCCCAAATGAATAGCTGACTGACACTTGCGTTTCCCCATTCTAAAGTTCAAGGTCAGAATGCTCGAAGAGAGGCAAGTGCATGAAAAAGGAATGCAGTTCCATTTAGGCACATGTAATTCCTCCCTAGATGATTATCTAACCTGCTGATTTCTGTCCCTCCCCTTGTgtgtgcctttctctctctcttcctcttcaacACTCTCTAcctactcctctctctgtttgtccaaatctcccccccctctctctctctctccaatctcttaatctctctctctgtctatctgtgccACAGGGTGAGTGTTCTCAGAAGTGTCGCCATATGTTCATCGTGGAGACGGTGTGCGTGGCCTGGTTCTCCCTGGAGTGGATCCTGCGCTTCATTCAGGCTCGCAGCAAGCTGGAGTTCATCCGAGGGCCCCTCAACGTCATCGATGCCATGGCCATCCTGCCCTACTATGTGTCCCTGGTGGTGGATGAGGATGATCCGGCCCTGGACCATGAGAAGGCCGGGGGGACCAGCTACCTGGACAAGCTGGGCCTGGTGCTCCGGATCCTGAGGGCCCTGAGGATCCTGTATGTGATGAGGCTGGCCCGTCACTCTCTGGGCCTGCAGACCCTGGGCCTGACAGTGAGGAAGAGCACCAGAGAGTTTGGCCTTCTGCTGCTCTTCCTGTGTGTGGCCGTCACCCTCTTCTCCCCGCTGGTTCACCTGGCCGAGAGCGAGCTGACCGGAGCCCAGGACTTCAGCAGCATACCCGCCTCTTATTGGTGGGCCATTATCTCCATGACGACAGTGGGCTACGGCGACATGGTGCCACGCAGCATCCCTGGCCAGGTGGTGGCGCTGAGCAGCATTCTGAGTGGCATCCTCATCATGGCCTTCCCAGCCACCTCCATCTTCCACATGTTCTCTAAGAGCTACCAGGAGCTCAAGCAGGAGCACAACCGCCTGTTCAAAGAGGAGTGTGCGGCTGCAGCGACCCTGGCGGCAACCAGCAGGGAAGGTCAGGAGGGGAGCGAGGACTTCCCTCCCCCAGGGCTGCGCCAAATGTGCCCAGACACGGAGAGCACTCGCTCTCTGGAGTCCCTGTCCCTTCTTGAGAACGGTGGTGTGGTCTCAGGGAATAACCAGCATAGCCACAGCCCCAGGCTGCCAGCTGGAGCcttctagacagacagacaggcctcacCTGCCCTGGGCCACAGACCTCACAGCACACTAGGAACAGGGAGGCCTCAGCAGGCTTACTAATCACAGACTTAATAGAAGATGCAGTAAAAGATCCAATCCAAAGTAATGTTTTCCATGGCTGTCTTTATCTCTGAAAATATTGCGTAGCTCACCCACAACATAATTGTTTTAATTTTAGTCTGAATCTCTATCTGAGATCAGAATGTGCAGACCTGGGCCAATGGAAGCCATAGCCATCTGTCTACCCTAGACCCATCTGTACTGAGCTCAACTCTGCTGATTTTTAATTCTGAGAGGCTTTGAAAGCTGTACTTAAAAAAAATCTCAGATGGATGCTTCTGACTCTCCCATGCTGAATAAaccctctatctttctcccttTGCAACAAATGCAAATATTACACACAGACTAACACTGGATTTGGCTGCTTGAGTGTCTGGAGTCGTGGACATGGAGTTATTTGCCACTCCACCACATCTTCCGTCATGGCAGGAAGAGGATATTGGATGAGCAGTGACCATAGTCCTTTTATAATCTACAGGAGACAGAGAGCCATCGGCATAGAATTAACTTTGTTTGGCTCCAAATAAAAACACAAGTAATCTCAACTACGCAGTTGTCGTAGTTTTTTGTCTTTCTGGGAAGATCTATCCTATCTTATTCCCTGAAAAGGTCAATCAGAGAGGGTATGTGCCGGATTGAAACATTAGTCTGTGTAAGTGAGATAAAGCTGCCAAGACGCagcatcatatgatgcaaaatgcatcaaTACCAgctgtatttctgtgttttgaaagttatatatcttgaaaacttgattgctgacatgcaaaacattttgggactatatcaacaatggactaatgaaataaATAACAAAAGATAGTTGTTGTTTCTTACTTTAAGGGCCCTTACACACCCTACATAAACAGCCTACGTAAACAGAGTGATGGAGcatcatcaaatcaaactttatttgtcgcATGCGTAGAATACAAGtctagaccttaccatgaaatgcttacttacaagcccttaaccaacagttcgagaagagtta from Oncorhynchus masou masou isolate Uvic2021 chromosome 22, UVic_Omas_1.1, whole genome shotgun sequence harbors:
- the LOC135508717 gene encoding potassium voltage-gated channel subfamily G member 4-like, with protein sequence MPIISNANHDFSNLSASDDSSLDAIFTQIPETETVKGVYYQRAQFIRRPEDLLSVDHGLLAVINVGGNRYTFPWSTLEQFPLTRLGRLCGLSSPEEIAGVCDDYDETRREFFFDRSPSAFRVILNFLAAGKLRMLREMCVLSLHDELLYWGVEMTYMERCCKRKMYTRIEEMKEHERQEEEQRQRHAMLRPPVEETRYRKFMNQLRDMVENPQSGLPGKIFACLSVVMVAVTVISLCISTMPDLREEEDRGECSQKCRHMFIVETVCVAWFSLEWILRFIQARSKLEFIRGPLNVIDAMAILPYYVSLVVDEDDPALDHEKAGGTSYLDKLGLVLRILRALRILYVMRLARHSLGLQTLGLTVRKSTREFGLLLLFLCVAVTLFSPLVHLAESELTGAQDFSSIPASYWWAIISMTTVGYGDMVPRSIPGQVVALSSILSGILIMAFPATSIFHMFSKSYQELKQEHNRLFKEECAAAATLAATSREGQEGSEDFPPPGLRQMCPDTESTRSLESLSLLENGGVVSGNNQHSHSPRLPAGAF